From Ignisphaera aggregans DSM 17230, the proteins below share one genomic window:
- a CDS encoding phosphopantothenoylcysteine decarboxylase/phosphopantothenate/cysteine ligase (COGs: COG0452 Phosphopantothenoylcysteine synthetase/decarboxylase~InterPro IPR007085:IPR003382:IPR010916:IPR005252~KEGG: sin:YN1551_0918 phosphopantothenoylcysteinede carboxylase/phosphopantothenate/cysteine ligase~PFAM: DNA/pantothenate metabolism flavoprotein domain protein; flavoprotein~SPTR: C4KIX3 Phosphopantothenoylcysteinede carboxylase/phosphopantothenate--cysteine ligase~TIGRFAM: phosphopantothenoylcysteine decarboxylase/phosphopantothenate/cysteine ligase~PFAM: DNA / pantothenate metabolism flavoprotein; Flavoprotein~TIGRFAM: phosphopantothenoylcysteine decarboxylase/phosphopantothenate--cysteine ligase, prokaryotic), whose translation MLRDTIFHPVDEIRGTRSRHLEGIKFVFGLTGSTAIYRAIDVMRELIRRGAEIYVVMSQKATELIGPKLIEWATGSKVYTDFGGETGHVALSVEGNSLTVIPATADIVSKIATGICDNPVSLLATMFLGINKPIIIVPAMHEGLWRSPPIVKAIEYLESLGVTIVSPDIAGGRARIAGVEDIVTAIEAVTLRGKDLKGLRILVTAGPTREKLDSIRFLTNPSSGRMGVAIAREAYFRGADVTLVHGPLTVSRPYYVRSIYVETAEDMLKAVIDEVRSRSYDAIILAGAPSDFRFKTVYRGKLSSDVDELTVVLERTPKIIDRLREVYKGLVIGFAAEFAEGDIGRLEELAKRKLFERGFDYIVANDVSRQDIGFVSEYNEVLIIGRNGLRIHIEKSLKDVIARRILDMVRDELRNRG comes from the coding sequence TTGCTTAGAGATACAATTTTTCATCCTGTTGACGAGATAAGAGGTACTAGATCTAGGCATTTAGAGGGTATAAAGTTTGTATTTGGGTTAACAGGATCTACAGCTATATATAGAGCTATAGATGTTATGAGGGAGTTGATTAGGCGTGGAGCAGAGATATATGTTGTTATGAGTCAGAAGGCAACAGAGCTTATTGGACCTAAACTCATTGAGTGGGCCACGGGTTCTAAGGTCTATACAGATTTCGGTGGTGAGACAGGGCATGTAGCACTTAGTGTTGAGGGCAATTCCCTTACCGTTATACCGGCTACAGCTGATATAGTTTCAAAGATTGCTACAGGTATATGTGATAACCCTGTATCTCTACTTGCAACAATGTTTCTAGGGATAAACAAACCCATTATAATTGTTCCAGCTATGCATGAAGGGCTATGGAGATCACCACCAATTGTAAAGGCTATAGAGTATCTGGAGAGTCTTGGTGTAACTATTGTATCTCCAGATATAGCTGGTGGTAGAGCTAGGATTGCTGGAGTAGAAGATATTGTTACTGCAATAGAGGCTGTAACACTTAGGGGCAAGGATTTAAAGGGTCTTAGAATACTTGTTACAGCAGGTCCGACAAGAGAGAAGCTAGATAGTATAAGGTTTCTCACAAATCCGAGTAGTGGTAGAATGGGTGTTGCAATAGCTAGAGAGGCATATTTTCGTGGTGCAGATGTAACACTTGTCCACGGCCCCCTAACAGTGTCAAGACCATACTATGTCAGAAGCATATATGTTGAAACAGCTGAGGATATGCTGAAAGCTGTTATAGATGAAGTTAGAAGTAGGAGCTATGACGCTATAATACTTGCTGGAGCTCCTAGCGACTTTAGGTTTAAGACTGTGTATAGAGGTAAGCTTAGTTCTGATGTGGATGAACTTACAGTTGTTCTAGAGAGAACACCTAAGATTATTGATAGACTTAGAGAAGTCTATAAAGGTCTTGTAATAGGTTTTGCGGCAGAGTTTGCAGAGGGTGATATCGGTAGACTTGAGGAGTTGGCAAAGAGGAAACTGTTTGAGAGAGGGTTTGACTATATAGTTGCAAATGATGTGAGTAGACAGGATATAGGATTTGTATCTGAATACAACGAGGTTCTGATAATAGGTAGAAATGGTCTGAGGATACATATAGAGAAGAGCCTTAAGGATGTTATAGCACGTAGAATTCTTGATATGGTTAGAGATGAGCTGAGGAATAGAGGCTAG
- a CDS encoding binding-protein-dependent transport systems inner membrane component (COGs: COG1173 ABC-type dipeptide/oligopeptide/nickel transport systems permease components~InterPro IPR000515~KEGG: mjl:Mjls_3403 binding-protein-dependent transport systems inner membrane component~PFAM: binding-protein-dependent transport systems inner membrane component~SPTR: Q1B6I4 Binding-protein-dependent transport systems inner membrane component~PFAM: Binding-protein-dependent transport system inner membrane component), which produces MNRYTRYLSLLAIVIAIPITFSYILESIYPYSYSAIDPPNRFSRPSREHILGTDELGRDVLIRVVRGLRNTLLVSSISTILALSISFLATVISVDRYLLRMAIDPFFQMLYAFPTAVLSMILVIIYGPGPHVIIVAQMLTLLPMFYRNLRTCAMDIVVKPYIEMVKVLGVGTLYIGFRYIAPALFNEMVTLFTYGLADAIMIEASLSFLGLGYSPPEPSLGTMIYS; this is translated from the coding sequence ATGAATCGCTACACTAGATATCTATCCCTATTAGCAATAGTTATAGCTATACCCATCACCTTTAGCTATATACTTGAGTCTATCTATCCATATAGTTACAGCGCTATAGATCCTCCAAACAGGTTTTCCAGACCCTCTAGAGAACATATCCTTGGTACAGATGAGCTTGGTAGAGATGTTTTGATTAGAGTTGTGAGAGGGCTGAGAAACACACTTCTTGTCTCATCTATATCAACCATCTTAGCATTGTCAATATCTTTCCTCGCTACTGTGATTAGCGTTGATAGATATCTGCTTAGGATGGCTATAGACCCCTTCTTCCAGATGCTCTATGCATTCCCAACGGCTGTATTGTCTATGATCCTAGTGATTATATATGGACCAGGTCCACATGTGATAATTGTTGCACAGATGTTGACACTGCTACCCATGTTCTATAGAAATCTTAGGACGTGTGCCATGGACATAGTTGTCAAACCCTATATAGAGATGGTGAAAGTCCTTGGTGTGGGAACACTGTATATAGGGTTTAGATATATAGCTCCAGCACTATTCAATGAAATGGTAACGCTGTTTACATATGGATTAGCTGACGCTATAATGATAGAAGCATCACTGAGTTTTCTAGGGCTTGGATATAGTCCTCCAGAACCGAGTTTGGGGACAATGATATATAGTTGA
- a CDS encoding binding-protein-dependent transport systems inner membrane component (COGs: COG0601 ABC-type dipeptide/oligopeptide/nickel transport systems permease components~InterPro IPR000515~KEGG: dka:DKAM_0866 ABC-type dipeptide/oligopeptide/nickel transport system, permease component~PFAM: binding-protein-dependent transport systems inner membrane component~SPTR: B8D511 ABC-type dipeptide/oligopeptide/nickel transport system, permease component~PFAM: Binding-protein-dependent transport system inner membrane component): MRQRIYRYFIKVLSSFLLFILFISILYISIRVIPGDPITALYGETRPDPNVRSSLEKMLGLDKPLYIQILSYISRVFRGDLGRSIYYGIPVSVLIINRLFSSAILATVSTIVMILLCISAIYLEFVLRRYRNVLKVISALSASMPTLGWGSLLIAISIYLGIPIGFGSIVGPLITLSIVGFGFFYRYLRASIINIFNEHYIEFYHTMGFSQQRIVFIAMRIALPKFLTALLYRAGLIMTSAIVVETLFQYPGMGSLFSLALQSRDYPVLIGWGVTAIAISIALYIAIDILHSVLDPRVGSYESLH; this comes from the coding sequence ATGAGACAGAGGATCTATAGATATTTTATCAAAGTTCTATCCTCTTTTTTGTTATTCATACTATTCATATCCATTCTATATATATCCATTAGAGTCATACCCGGTGATCCAATAACAGCTCTATATGGGGAAACCAGACCTGATCCAAATGTAAGATCTTCTCTAGAAAAGATGTTGGGACTTGATAAACCTTTGTATATACAGATACTTAGCTATATATCAAGGGTGTTTAGAGGTGATCTAGGTAGATCTATATACTATGGAATCCCCGTCTCAGTACTTATCATCAACAGGCTTTTCTCTTCAGCTATACTAGCAACAGTATCTACAATTGTGATGATTTTGCTATGTATATCCGCAATATATTTAGAGTTTGTGCTTAGGAGATATAGAAATGTCCTTAAGGTGATATCAGCTCTATCAGCTTCTATGCCTACTCTTGGCTGGGGCTCGTTACTGATAGCTATATCTATATATCTTGGTATCCCCATAGGATTTGGAAGTATTGTGGGTCCACTGATAACACTTAGTATCGTTGGCTTTGGATTTTTCTATAGATATCTAAGAGCTAGTATTATCAATATATTTAATGAGCATTACATAGAGTTTTACCATACAATGGGCTTTTCACAACAGAGAATAGTGTTTATAGCTATGAGAATTGCTTTGCCAAAGTTTCTTACAGCTCTTCTCTATAGAGCTGGACTCATAATGACTTCTGCCATTGTTGTTGAAACACTCTTTCAGTATCCTGGAATGGGAAGTCTATTCTCATTAGCACTACAATCAAGAGACTATCCAGTTCTCATCGGCTGGGGTGTTACAGCTATAGCTATCTCAATAGCTCTGTATATAGCTATAGATATTCTCCATAGTGTTCTAGATCCTAGGGTTGGCTCCTATGAATCGCTACACTAG
- a CDS encoding extracellular solute-binding protein family 5 (COGs: COG0747 ABC-type dipeptide transport system periplasmic component~InterPro IPR000914~KEGG: bbe:BBR47_15880 probable ABC transporter substrate binding protein~PFAM: extracellular solute-binding protein family 5~SPTR: C0Z995 Probable ABC transporter substrate binding protein~PFAM: Bacterial extracellular solute-binding proteins, family 5 Middle): protein MSRRLIVVTIAIVLAIALATIGYLYISLSRGTEEQTLRIGLSTDISTIDIHFARAVADFEVLGKVYEALFKIDTDESGRIVYKPWLIRYWQQINSTTYLFALRDNIRFHNGKPLDAWDVKASIERAVKGYIGSILLKDANGTPIIDRIEVVNTTTFMIILRKPFAFLPEHLAHLSISIMPREIAEKYMDKPIESVSDVVGTGPYRFVSYEPGSSIVLKSFDGYWGGRPRISTVIYKVLKDSTARLAALFNNEIDIAVGLSPDNAKDVVSRGFRIVNVSGTRLVIVAINNDRIPDPRVRMAMNYAIDREAIVKNIFGGYARVAQWVIPPLSPDVVAMNPYSYDPEKARKLLEEAGFRLNRTLTLLVSTRSAKDITVAEAVQSYLRDIGIDVKIVTMDHNTFLDMVFNKHDFDLALYGPSPSSVYYGLSYWRTGSSLNGPNYSNPKYDELLDKAALESDATVRAELLREAQEILWRDCPAIWLYLEDFIYGVNPRVQGLRFVLGYTQLYDVYIKS from the coding sequence ATGAGCAGAAGACTCATTGTTGTAACAATAGCTATAGTGTTAGCCATAGCCCTAGCAACAATAGGATATCTATACATCTCACTATCACGAGGTACAGAGGAGCAAACTCTGAGGATAGGGCTATCCACAGATATATCAACAATAGATATACATTTTGCTAGAGCTGTAGCAGATTTTGAGGTTCTTGGAAAGGTATATGAAGCTCTATTCAAGATAGATACAGATGAATCTGGGAGAATTGTCTATAAGCCTTGGCTTATAAGATATTGGCAACAGATAAATTCGACAACATATCTATTTGCCCTTAGAGACAATATAAGGTTTCACAATGGTAAACCTCTTGATGCATGGGATGTAAAAGCAAGTATTGAGAGAGCTGTGAAAGGGTATATAGGTAGTATACTTCTTAAGGATGCCAATGGTACTCCTATCATAGATAGAATAGAGGTTGTAAACACAACAACATTTATGATTATACTGAGAAAGCCATTTGCATTTCTACCTGAGCATCTTGCACATCTATCTATATCTATAATGCCTAGGGAAATAGCTGAAAAGTATATGGATAAACCAATAGAAAGTGTATCAGATGTTGTTGGTACAGGACCATATAGATTTGTAAGCTATGAGCCTGGCTCATCAATAGTTCTAAAAAGCTTTGATGGCTATTGGGGAGGGAGACCAAGGATAAGCACTGTTATATACAAAGTTTTGAAAGATTCTACAGCTAGATTAGCTGCACTCTTTAACAATGAGATAGATATTGCTGTAGGACTTTCGCCAGATAATGCTAAAGATGTTGTTTCAAGAGGTTTTAGAATAGTTAATGTTTCAGGTACAAGGCTTGTGATTGTTGCTATAAATAATGATAGGATTCCAGATCCTAGAGTTAGAATGGCTATGAACTATGCCATAGATAGGGAAGCTATAGTCAAAAATATATTTGGTGGATATGCTAGGGTTGCTCAATGGGTTATACCACCTCTATCCCCAGATGTAGTTGCTATGAATCCCTATAGCTATGATCCTGAAAAGGCAAGAAAGCTGTTGGAGGAGGCAGGATTTAGATTGAATAGAACTTTGACACTACTTGTATCAACTAGAAGTGCTAAGGATATTACAGTTGCTGAAGCTGTACAAAGCTATCTTAGAGACATAGGTATAGATGTTAAGATTGTTACCATGGACCACAACACCTTTCTGGACATGGTATTCAATAAACATGACTTTGACCTTGCTCTCTATGGGCCATCACCATCATCTGTATACTATGGGTTATCCTATTGGAGAACAGGTTCTTCTCTAAATGGTCCAAACTATAGTAATCCCAAATACGATGAACTTCTAGATAAAGCAGCTCTAGAGAGTGATGCTACTGTTAGAGCTGAACTTCTTAGAGAGGCACAAGAGATTTTGTGGAGGGATTGTCCAGCTATATGGCTATACCTCGAAGATTTTATCTATGGTGTTAACCCAAGGGTTCAAGGACTAAGATTTGTTCTTGGATATACACAGCTATACGATGTATATATAAAAAGTTGA
- a CDS encoding phosphate uptake regulator, PhoU (COGs: COG0704 Phosphate uptake regulator~InterPro IPR007159:IPR008170~KEGG: tpe:Tpen_1600 phosphate uptake regulator, PhoU~PFAM: PhoU family protein; SpoVT/AbrB domain protein~SPTR: A1S0L5 Phosphate uptake regulator, PhoU~PFAM: PhoU domain; SpoVT / AbrB like domain), with amino-acid sequence MSMSIESRVYRLQSIGGSIYVALPKEWIRRFGLDKGSLVEISIDPDGALRIAPLDVKSKESRKILRISIEVSNPSAVIPVVLSHYLYGFDVIELKFPSSISTEVRKSIENIRRLLLGLEVVEEGGGSMVLQIFSSDETSIENLIRSMGRLARTMYYDVLRGLSRGSIEDLRVVELKENDLDRLYFYTVRTIRRNVMSSPTLTTSKQILRYIDLRIAAKIIEEIGDHAEKAARYGIRLLELGNSIAFLDRLQICMDDIDNVFRSSIEILTSFEKQSLSQAKEELVELAVKGSGCVNMLRQSIEASSTPLHIGIASAYEGIAIGVYDLLSLIPLTVDIASSP; translated from the coding sequence ATGTCTATGTCTATTGAGAGTAGGGTATATAGACTTCAAAGCATTGGTGGATCCATATATGTAGCACTTCCTAAGGAATGGATAAGAAGATTTGGGTTAGACAAAGGCTCTCTAGTCGAAATATCTATAGATCCTGATGGAGCTCTAAGGATAGCTCCTCTAGATGTAAAGTCGAAGGAATCTAGAAAGATTTTGAGGATCTCTATCGAGGTATCTAATCCCTCTGCTGTTATACCAGTTGTACTTTCACACTATCTCTATGGTTTTGATGTTATTGAGCTTAAATTTCCATCGAGTATTTCTACAGAGGTTAGGAAATCTATTGAGAATATTCGTAGACTTCTACTAGGACTTGAAGTAGTTGAAGAGGGTGGTGGATCTATGGTTCTACAAATATTTTCATCTGATGAAACATCTATAGAAAATCTCATTAGAAGCATGGGTAGACTTGCAAGAACCATGTATTACGATGTTTTAAGAGGTCTGTCTAGGGGGAGTATAGAGGATCTGAGGGTTGTAGAGCTCAAAGAGAATGACTTAGATAGACTATATTTCTATACGGTGAGAACGATAAGAAGAAATGTTATGTCGTCTCCAACACTTACTACATCTAAACAGATTCTTAGGTATATAGATCTTAGAATAGCTGCAAAGATCATTGAAGAGATTGGCGATCATGCTGAAAAAGCAGCTAGATATGGAATAAGATTGCTAGAGTTAGGCAATAGCATTGCATTTCTAGATAGGCTTCAGATATGTATGGATGATATTGATAATGTGTTTAGAAGCTCTATAGAGATACTAACATCATTTGAGAAACAATCTCTTTCCCAGGCTAAAGAAGAGCTTGTAGAACTTGCTGTTAAGGGCTCTGGATGTGTAAATATGTTGAGACAGTCGATTGAAGCTTCATCAACACCTCTACATATAGGTATAGCATCTGCATATGAAGGTATTGCTATAGGTGTATATGATCTACTTAGCCTAATTCCATTAACAGTAGATATAGCATCTTCTCCATAG